Part of the Deltaproteobacteria bacterium genome is shown below.
CATGAATTGCTCTCCAGTTTTTCCCAAGCGTGTTACGCGTTCTTGCATCCGGGCGAACCGACGCCGCCGGATTTTACGTACGGGAGTTGGCGCGTCGCGCTCGACACGTTAGCACTGCATGCGGAAAAGCAACGCGTCGGCATTGTGATCGACGAATTTCCATATCTGATCGAGGCCGATCCTTCCATTCCATCGCTGCTGCAAGCCGAATGGGACAAGAAATTATCTCGAACCAGAATCTTTCTTGCGCTGTCCGGATCGCGGATGGGGATGATGCGCGACCAAATCTTGGCGCCGCGCGGTCCGTTGTATGGACGCAGTACGGCGCTGCTCCACCTCGAGGCGATTCCGATCACGGCCCTCCACGAATTTTTCCCTCGCTTCAGCCCGGTCGCGTTAGTCGAGGCATACGCTGTCACCGGAGGCGTGCCGAAATATTTCGAATGGCTGCACCCTCACCAACCGGTGCTGAAAAGCGTCGAAACCGCGTTGCACGAACAAACGACGTTTCTTACGGCGGAGCCGGAGTTCCTGTTGCATGAGGAATTTCGCGAGACGCGGATTTATCTCGCGATCCTGCGGACCTTAGGGCGGCGGGCCTTGGAGGCTAGCGCGATCGCACAGGTCTGTGGCATCGACAGTAAAGTGCTCTCCCGCTATCTGGATCAACTGATGGCGCTGAAATTCGTGGAGCGCCGTGTGCCGGCCGATCAGGACCCTCGCAAGAGCCGCAAAGGGCGCTACGGCATCCGCGACGAATTCCTCAGTTTCTTTTTTCACTTTATCGCGCCGCATTTGCCCGATATCGAACGGGGGCGGCTGCAACACGTCATTCGCATGCTGCGCAAAGGCTTCGACGCGTACGTCGGGCGTGCGGTGTTCGAACGTTTGTGTCAAGATTGGGTGGCGCGCCAAGCCGATGCCGAACGGCTGAGTTTCACGCCGACGGCCGTGGGACCGTATTGGGACCGCACGATGCAAATCGATGTGCTCGGCATCAGTGCGCGGGAGCGGGCAATGCTGGTCGGCGAGTGTAAGTGGACACCGCATCCGGTCGGCGTTGAAGTCGCCGACGCACTGTTAACCAAGGCCAAACGTCTGACGGCCGCGAATGATTACCACGCGCAACTGATGCTCTTCAGCCGCAGTGGTTTTACCCCCGCACTCCGCGAAGCGGCGCGCAAAAAGCATTACCAGCTGGTGTCGTTGCCCGAATTGCTCAAGCATTGACATCGGGGCGCTGCGCCTAAATGCAAGCCGCCTTGAATTGGGTGGGGTTGTTTGCGGGCACGCCGCTACTAAAATCGCACGCGACGGTGGTCGTTCCGCCGGTTGTCGTGCAGGACGCGGCGAGGAATCCCGTGATCGTCTCCGCGGTCGGTGCGGCGATGATGGTCAGA
Proteins encoded:
- a CDS encoding ATP-binding protein, which gives rise to MEDNFADRDRELALLDGLWMKKPAQLVVAYGRRRIGKTALLDYFAKRRKLLHWIAYRSTSHELLSSFSQACYAFLHPGEPTPPDFTYGSWRVALDTLALHAEKQRVGIVIDEFPYLIEADPSIPSLLQAEWDKKLSRTRIFLALSGSRMGMMRDQILAPRGPLYGRSTALLHLEAIPITALHEFFPRFSPVALVEAYAVTGGVPKYFEWLHPHQPVLKSVETALHEQTTFLTAEPEFLLHEEFRETRIYLAILRTLGRRALEASAIAQVCGIDSKVLSRYLDQLMALKFVERRVPADQDPRKSRKGRYGIRDEFLSFFFHFIAPHLPDIERGRLQHVIRMLRKGFDAYVGRAVFERLCQDWVARQADAERLSFTPTAVGPYWDRTMQIDVLGISARERAMLVGECKWTPHPVGVEVADALLTKAKRLTAANDYHAQLMLFSRSGFTPALREAARKKHYQLVSLPELLKH